Below is a window of Thermodesulfitimonas autotrophica DNA.
GCCAATCCCTTAGCACCGAAAAGAGCCGCGTAGCGGGTAAGCTCGTCAATCTCCCGGCGGCTGAAGGAGGCTGCGCCGGGAACCGCAATTCCCTTGACGCAACCACCGGCGGCAACCGCCCCCGCAAAAACCTTGAACTCGCTGCCGGCAACGAGATCCGAAACGTCCGTAAGCCTCATCCCGTAACGGAGGTCAGGCTTATCAGTACCGTAAAACTCCATCGCGTCCGCGTAAGTAAGGCGCGGGAAAGGAGTTTTTACTTCAACCCCCGCCACTTCCCGGCAGACCGCAGCAATGAGCGCCTCGCTCAGCGACAGCACGTCGTCCACATCGACGAAAGACATCTCGATATCGATCTGGGTGAACTCGGGCTGCCGGTCGGCACGAAGATCCTCGTCCCGAAAACAGCGCACAATCTGGAAGTAGCGGTCCATCCCGGCCACCATCAGGATCTGCTTGAAAAGCTGGGGAGACTGCGGCAAAGCATAAAAACGTCCCGGGTTCACCCTACTCGGTACTAAATAATCGCGCGCTCCTTCCGGCGTGCTCTTGGTGAGCATAGGCGTCTCAATCTCCCAGAAGCCGTGCGCGTCTAAGAAATCACGCACCGCTTTTGCCGCCCGGTGGCGCATCCGGATCGCTTCCTGCATCTCCGGCCGGCGCAGGTCCAGGTACCGGTAACGAAGCCGCAGGTCCTCGTCAACGTTAATCTCGTCCTCGATCAAGAAGGGCGGCGTTTTGGCCCGGTTGAGAATATTACAGGCGGTTGCGTAAACCTCCACTTCCCCGGTTTTAAGCCTGGGGTTTTCCGTTCCCGGAGGCCGCCTGCGGACCTCGCCCTCGACCCGCAAAACATACTCACCCCGGACCGCTTCCGCTATCTTAAACGCTTCCGCGCTGACCTCCGGGCTGAAGACCACTTGCACAATCCCCTCGCGGTCCCGAAGATCGATAAAGATGAGACCGCCGTGGTCCCGCCGCCGGTGGACCCATCCGGCCAGAATAACCTTTCTCCCAACGTCTCGCGCCGCCAAATCCCCACAATAGTCACTACGGTATACTTGCAGTCCCATCACTACCAAGATCCTCCTGCTCTTTTTGCCAGATAGCGCCGCCAGATTCAAAAATCCTCGGGCGTCCGTCCTTCACTGCCCCAGGCGCTCTTTAAGCCACGAAACAAGCGCCACCTCCGGAACCTCCACCTGTTCCCCTGTTTCCATGGCGCGCACGGAGACATTGCCCCGGTCGAGTTCCTCCTCGCCGACGATAACCACCCATCGCGCGGCGCGCTTGTTTGCCTGTTTCAGCTGTCCCTTGAGCCCCCGCCCGCTGTAATCCCGCTCCGTCGCGATCCCGGCAGCCCGGAGCCGCCGGAGAATTGCGGGGACACGCCCGGCTGCCCTCTCCCCCGCAAAGGCAACAAAGACCTCTGGCGCGGCCGCCCCGGGCAGCTCTACCCCCTGCTCCGCAAGCGCAAGCAGGGTCCGCTCTAACCCGACCGCAAACCCGACTCCGGGAGTAGGCGGCCCACCGCACGTCTCGACGAGCTTATCGTAACGGCCGCCGCCGCCGATCGCGCTCTGGGCACCGATTCCGGGAACCAGAACCTCAAAAGCGGTGCCCGTGTAGTAGTCAAGGCCCCGCACGAGACGCCCGTTAACCAAAAAACTTACCCCGCAGGCAGCAAGCTCCTTCTGAACCGCGGCGAAATGGCTCCGGCACCCGCCGCAGAGGAAATCAAGCGGGACCGGCGCCTCCTTGAGGAGCTCTCGGCAGCCTTCCTCCTTACAGTCGAGGATCCGGAGGGGATTCCGCTCCACCCGCTCAAGGCAGTGGGAGCAAAGCCCGCCGGCTTTACCCCGAAAATATTCCCGGAGCGCAGCGACCAAGGCCTGGCGGCAAGACATACAGCCGACGCTGTTGATTTCTAACTGTAGCCCCCGCAGTCCCACCCGGGCGTAAAAATCCATCAAGAGGCAAATCACCTCGGCATCAGCCACCGGCTCGGCCGTGCCGAAGACTTCCGCCCCGAACTGGTGAAACTGCCGGTAACGTCCCGTCTGGGGGCGGTCGTAGCGGAACATCGGCCCAACGTAGTAAAGTTTCACCGGCTGTGGCCACTTGTGAAGCCCGTTTTCGATGAAAGCCCGGACCACTCCCGCCGTTCCCTCCGGCCGCAGGGTGAGGCTCCTGCCCCGGCGGTCCCGGAAGGAGTACATCTCTTTCATCACGATGTCGGTATCCTCACCCACGCCCCGTTGAAAAAGCTCGGTGAATTCAAAGATGGGCGTTCTTATTTCCCGGTAGCCGTAAACCCTGGTAAGCTCGCGAATCACCCGCTCCAGGTACTGCCACCGCTCCGTCTCTCCCGGAAGGATATCGGCCACACCCCGCGGCTTCTTCACCGTCTGAAAACCCCTTAGCAATTCTTGATTCCAAAACTAAAGAAACCCGCATCCGTCAGCGGGTAAAGGCTCTTTCCGAGGCCACCCGGCCAAAGTAATTTTACCACCGCCCGGTGCAAGTTGCAACGCAAGCGGCTTTTCTTGGTGCTATTCTGGTTATTTTTCTAAAACCGAAGGCATAAAAATCTTTCAGGGAATACGACCAACACCAGAGACGAGGTGGGCATATGGGTCTGGAACTTGAAAAGGAACGGTCCCGGGGGCTGAACCTTATTGCCATCGGCCGCGGCACTTTGATGGGCGCCGTTGCCTCGCTCACCGGAACCCTGCTTATGGCGGCCCTCTTTTATTTCACCAGCCTCTCCGAGAGGACCTTTCCTTACATCGTTTCCTTTGTACTCTTCCTCAGCGGCATGCTCGGGGGCAGCCTTGCCGCAAGGTCTGCCGGCAACCGCGGGCTCATTCACGGCCTTGCCGCCGGGACGGCCCTTTTCCTTCTGCTGTGGCTCGCCGCGGTGGCCGTCCTGCCCGGCCCCGTAACTTCCGGGATGCTCCTCAAAAAGTTCTTCCTCCTCGCCTCGGGCGGTGCGCTCGGTGGCTTTCTCGGTATTGCCCTGCTGCCGTAAAAATCACCGCAGCTGGTAAATACCGTCGGGGAAATTGGTAAGCCGCTCCACCCCGTTTGCGGTCACAACTACCGTATTTTCGATGCCCACCGCCCCTTCACCCGGAAAGACAAACTTCGGCTCAAGCGCAAAAACCATCCCGGGCGCCAGCGTCTCCTCGACCCCCGCGGCGAGCACAGGAAGCTCGTTGAGTTCAAGACCAACGCCGTGGCCGATAAAACGGACCGGTTGCCGCCAGCCCTGAAAATTATCCGCCAAGTCCGCCTTCCGGGCCATTGCCACCGCCAGTTCGTAGAGCGCCCCGCCCGTAACACCCGGACGAACAGCCTCCAGAACCGCCGCCTGGATCTCCAGCGCTACGGCGTGGGCCCGCGCCAGCCGCCCGCTCAGTTCCCCGATCACGAAAACGCGCGTCGCGTCGGTGATGTAACCGCGGTAGGCGAAGCCGTAATCGACATAGAGCGGTTCATCGGCTTTAAGCCGCCGCCAGCCGGCACCAAACGCGAAGCTCGGGTCAAGACCCAGCCCGGAAACCGGCCCATCAAAGGAGGACGGCGCCGCCCCGCTTGGTCCCGTAAGCAAGTGCCCCATGAAGAAATCATAGTTCATCCCGCGAAACCGCACCAGACCCTGGTGCCCGAGCCGCCGCGCTTCCCCCTCAAGAAGACCCGCCATCTCCACCTCCGTCCGGCCCACTTCAGCCACCCGCGGCACAGTAGCAAGCATCTGGTCCAGGCGGCGGCCGCTCTCCGCCAGAATTTCAATCTCGTAGGGCGACTTTACCGCCCGCTGTTGGCGGATGAATCCGGAGACGTCGACAAAGCGGGTACCTGGAAACAGTTTCTGGTAGCGCAGATAAATGCTCACCGGCAGGACGTCGCACTCACACCCCAGAACCTCCGGCACTGGCAGGCCGAAGCCGCTGAGGATCCCGGGAATCTCGCCGAAACGCCGCAAGGGCACCACGTTTTTCAGCGCCGCCGTCAGGCGCGCCTGCTCGTAATCCCGGCGGACCATGAAAACCGGCTCTCCTTCCGCCGGAATATAGAGGTGCCCGCTCTGGCAGGTCCCGGAGTAGTAGAGGATGTCCGCGCTTTGAGTCAGAAGCGCCGCCGTGATGCCCTCAGCCTGCAGGCGCCGCTGGAGTCCCTGCACGCGCCGGTAAACTTCCCCCTGGAGCAACTCTTCCGGCAAAGAAGATCCCCTCCACAGCCATTTGGAAACAGTATAAGAAAATGACTCGCAAAAGTAAATAGCCGGAAATGAAAAGGAGGATTTTGGGCAATTTTGTCGAATTTTTTACTTTAAGCCCGTCACGGAGGTGAGCGCCTTGTCGGAAAGCCAGTTAGTGGAACCCGGGGTGGCATGGGTTAAGGACGGAAAAGTTTTTGTCCGTGATCCGGGAGAGAATGGCCCGCCAGCCCTTATTTCCCCTGGCCAGGGCATTCGCCTGATCGTCAACGGCACCGAACAGCAGGGGTTAACGCCCGTTTACGAAAAAGACAAAATCGAAATCATCCCTGAAACGCATGAGGAGCCCGGGAGGATTGCGGTCCTGGTCGCCCCAACCAAATTCAAGGCCTACCTTGACGTCCGCCTGACGAAACGCACTACCTACCGGCTCGCCGATACCGAGCCCCAGCAAAACCTTGTTTTAGAAGCGGTGCCGGTAACCGAAGAACTGATGCCGCTCGACAAAGAGGGACTCTACCGCCTCCTCGCGGAAAACCGCGTCACCCACGGGATTTTGGAAGCGGCGCTTGCCTCCCTCTACGAAAAACCTACCAACGGACGCCTCCTCATCGCCGAAGGGAAAAGCCCCGAACCGCCGGTCGATGAAAAAGTCCTGATCACCTGTTGCATAGATGGCGAAGCCAGACCGGTAATTCTCGAAAACGGAACGGCCGACTACCGTAACCTGGGCCGCTTCCCTTCCGTGGAAGCAGGGGCCGTCCTGGCGGTCAAGCAACCCGGGATACCCGGGAAACCCGGCTTCCGCGTCGACGGCGAACCCGTTCAACCGCCGCCGAAGACCGTTGAGTTAGAGGCAGGCCCGGGCGCTACCCTTTCCCCCGACGCCAAATCCGTAATAGCGACAGTGAGCGGCCGGCCGGTCATCCGCCAGGCGGGTAACCGTTATCTATGTTCGGTAGAACCCTACCTTAAAATCAAGGGTGATGTAAACCTCGAAACCGGTCACATAATCTTTAAGGGCGACGTCGAAATCGCCGGTAGCGTGCGCGAAGCGATGCGGGTGGAGGCCGCCGGAAAGGTTTTCGTCGGCGGCGAGGTTGCTGAAGCAACCATCGTCGCCGAAGGCGATGTCATTGCCCGGAGCATCATCGGCAGCACGGTCCGGGCAGGCGGCCCGAAAGTGTACTATGAAAAGGTCAGGCAAACAGTCACCGAAGTAGCGCAGCTTTTAACCCAGGCGTTGCGAAATGTGGAGCCGGCACTCCAGCACGCAGCCGCCCGCGGCCGCAAACTCACCCCGCCAGGCGCGCTCCTGATGTTAATCGACAGTAAATACCAGCGCCTTCCTCAGGCGGTCAAGGAACTTGTCAAATTAATAGAGACGGCACCCCAATTCAAAGTCAAGGTACCACCTCCCTGGCGGGAAACCATTTCGAGCTTGAGCGACCTCTTTCTCAAATTTGGCTTGGCTACCGAACAGAATCTGGAAAACGTTTTGAAGGCTTTGAAAGAGCTTGTCTTGCTCCAGGCGGAAGTTACCGAGCTTGCCTCCGGGGCCCAGGCGGGGATAACAGCCCAATACGTGCTCAACAGCGATCTTGAGGCCACCGGTAACGTTCAGGTAACGGGCCAGGGAGCATTCAATTCAAATATCCGGGCCGGTGGTGGCGTTCGGGTCCTGGGCATCTTCCGCGGTGGTGAAATAGAAGCCCAGGATAATGTTTTTATCGGCCTCGCCGGATCCGATATCGCGGTCAAAACGGTCATTAAAGTGCCCAGCAATAAAAAGATTGAGATCAAGAAGTCCTATCCCGGCGTGGTACTTTACGTAGGCAGACAGGTAGCCGAGATCACCAAACCGCAGCGCGAGATTCACACCGGCCTTGATAGCGAAGGGCGCCTCGAAATCAGCGCCATCTCCTGGGAACCCGAAACCCAGGATAAAGGGAAAGAGCCCTCTGCCTGACCGCTGGAAACGCTGACCAAAACAACCGCCGGGGTCAAACGTCTCCTGCCGCACCGCTGCCGGTGGTCTTACGCCGTGCGAAGCGCAACTGCGTTACGGGAAATGGCCTCCCGGTAAAGCTGTAAGTACTCCACCGCCGACCGCGCCCACGAAAAGTCCAAAAGCATCGCGTTCTTCACCAGGCGCTGCCAGACATCGGGATTATCCCGGTAGAGTTTTAGAGCGCGGGCAATCGCGGCGTAAAGTTCCCTACCACTATAGCCGGTGAAAACAAAACCGTTACCGCAAAGTGTCGCCGGGTTGAACTCCGTTACCGTGTCGGCTAACCCCCCCGTAGCCCGCACCACCGGAATTGTTCCGTAACGCATGGCGATCAACTGCCCCAGACCGCAAGGTTCAAACCGCGAGGGCATTAAGAATATATCCGCCCCCGCGTAAATGCGCTGGGCCAGGACGGGGTTGAAGCCGAGTTGTAGCCCGATCTTTTGCGGGTAAGACCGCTTGAGTCTTTCGAACATCTTATGGTAATAGGGGTCGCCGGTGCCTAAAACGACAAGCTGGATATCGAGCTGCATTAATTCTTCGGCAATTTCGTCGATGAGGTCCAGCCCCTTCTGCGCTACCAGCCGGGAGACGATTCCCAATACCGGAACGTCCTTGATTGGCAGGTCCATTTCTTTTTGCAGGGCGAACTTGTTTTCCTTTTTATCCGCAATGTTATCGGCGCTGTAGTTCCGGTGGATGCGCGGGTCGGTGGCCGGGTTGAATTCGTGGTAGTTGATCCCGTTCACAATTCCGTACAGGTCCTTGGCGCGCATCCGCAAGAGACCGTCCATCCGCTCCCCGAAGGCCGGCGTCTGAATCTCCTGGGCGTAGGTCTTACTCACCGTGCTGATGACGTCCGCGTAAAGGATGCCCGCTTTCATAAAGCTAAAGGTACCGTAAAACTCGAGGCGATCAGGGCGGAAGTAGTCGTCACCGAGATTAAAGAGCCGCAGCGTTTCCCGCGGGAAATTTCCCTGGTACTGCAGGTTGTGAATTGTGTAAACGGCAGAAATCTTCTGGTAGAACGGGTCGTGTGCGTAGTGCGTCTTGAGGAGCAGGGGAATCGGCCCCGTCTGCCAGTCGTTGCAGTGGATGATATCCGGCTGCCATCCCAGCCGGGGCAACATCTCCAGCACGGCGAAGCAAAAGAAGGCGAAGCGCTCGGCATCATCAGGGAAGGCGTAGATCCCGTCCCGGTAGAAGTAGTGGTAGTTCCCGGTGAGGTAAACGGGAATCTCGCGCGTCTGCCCCTTGTACTGGGCTTCAATCTTTGCCTTCCTTAGGATACAGGTTCTTAACCGTCCCGCGAGCGAAACGGGAAAATCGAGGGCGTAATCCACACCTTCGATTCCCTTGTAGTGCGGGAGGACAATACGGACATCATTACCCTGCTCGTTGGCGCCGAAGGCCAGGGCTTTCGGCAAGGAACCGGCAACATCGGCCAAGCCCCCCACCTTGGCAAAAGGAACGACTTCCGAAGCAACCATCAGGATCTTTAAAGGGCGGTCAAACACCGGCGCGCACCTCCTGGACCGCAGAGATAACCTCCGGGCACCATTTCCCCGCCTCCCGCAAGGCGGCAGCGGCCATCTCCGGTGGGGTCGGATTAATGTAATAACCAGTGCCGAGCTCGAAGCCCGCGATAATCGTCAGCCGCGGGAGGATTTCAATATGCCAGTGATAGTCCTCCTCAGCAACGTCATTAACCGGGCAGGTATGCAGCACCAGGTTGTAAGGCGGGTCGTAAACCGTCCACGCCAGGCGCCGCAAGGACTCGCGCAGCACGTAAGCCAGATCGCGTACCCCGGCCTCGTCGATGTCCGCAAAATCACGCTGGTGCTTCTTGGGTAAAATCCACATCTCGAAAGGGAAGCGTGCCGCGTAGGGAACAAAAGATATAAAGTGGCTCGCCTCCACCACCACCCGCTCCCCGGTTGCCGCTTCATGCTGCCAAACGTCGCAATAAACGCATCTCCCTCGCTCCTCCCGGTAAGCGCGAACGCCGGCAAGCTCCTCCTTGATCTCGGCAGGGACCATCGGTATAGCGATCAGTTGGGAGTGGGCATGCTCAAGGGAAGCGCCCGCCACCGAGCCTTTATTCTTAAAAATAGAGATGTACTTCAGCCTGGTATCCCGGCGCAGGTCGAGGGAACGGGCCCGCCACGCCCAGATCACCTCCGCCACCTGCCATTCGGTCTGGTTGATCAGGTTCGGCTCGTGGTCGGTAGTCTCAACAATCACTTCGTGTGCGCCGACACCGCACCAGGTATAGTAGATGTCCTTACGGGTCATCTTGTTATCTTCTTCGACACGACAGGCCGGAAATTTATTGGGGACCACCCGGACCCACCAGCCCGGCCGGTTAGGTTCGCTACCCGGCTTCCGGAAAGCAAGCACTTCGGGCGGAGTATCACCCTCGTGCCCTTCGCAAAGCGGGCACCGCTCCTGCTTTTTCTGTTCCAGGGGCGGACGGTAATCCGTAGGGCGCTTCGCCCGCTCAGTGCTCACCGCAACCCACCGGTCCACCACCGGATCCTTACGCCACTCCGGCAAAACAGACTACCTCCCTTACTGTAAATAGTTGTCAGGCAGGAGGAGAAACAAGTTACTCGTTATATTAATATACCCGTCTTTTCTTGAAAAGCGCCCCCGGCGGAAAAAAAGCGGCAACATTTTTCTACCCGTACAGGATAAAGAAGGAAAAACTCGGTTTATCCCGAATACGATTCAATGGGAAACTTATGAAAGAGCCGGGGTGAAAAAGGTGGGCAGAATGCAGGGCGTGCAGATCAAGGGAACTCGCGACGGTCTGGTAATCATGCTCAATCCGGCCCGTACTTTCGATGAACTTAAAGAAAGCCTGCTCCGCCAGTTAGAACAGGCCCGCGATTTCTTTAAAGGGGCACGCGTCACCTTTTATAACGGCCAAACCGAAATCCCTGCCGAGCACAGGGAGGAACTCCTCCGGATTGTGGCCCGCTACGGACTGATTTATACGGACAATATCACTTACCCGTATGCGGGTAGGCCTGCAGAGCGAAGCTCAACCGCCACGCCAAGCAGCGCTATCTGCTACAAGCACCAGCAAGTTCTTTCCCCCATACCGCCGGAGCCCGCCGTACTGCCGGAGATGGCTGAGCCCGCTCTGCTACTTAACCGGAGCCTCCGCGCAGGGCAAGCCGTTAAAACCGAAAGACACCTCGTCATCACCGGAGACGTTCACCCCGGTGCCCAGGTGAGCGCTGGTGGGAGCATTGTGGTTCTCGGCCACCTTGCCGGGCGGGCGGCCGCAGGCCTTTACGGTGACCGCACCACGGTGGTCGTCGCCGGCCGCCTTGCTCCTGTAGCTCTCTCCATCGCCGGCATCAGTGCTACACCGCCGACCAAGACGTTAGTCGCTGCTAAGGCCGTGCTCGAGGGAGATAAGATCGTTTACCGTTCGTTTTACAGGTGAGCGGCTCCATTTTTCCCCGGTCACTTTTGCCGTAAGAGCAAAACCTTGCGGTAGGATAACGCCGGATCTACCTCCGAAACCGTTACCTCGCCTCCGTCCCTTCGAGCATCCGGCTCGTCAGGAGCAGCCCGCAGATTGTCTTGGCGTCACATATCTCCCCGTGCAGAACCATACCCAGCGCCTCCGCAAAGGGCAGCCGGACGACCTCTAAAAACTCCCCGTCGTCCGGCGACGCCGTGCCGGGAGTCAGCTCCCTTGCCAGGTAAAGGTGCGTAAGTTCGTTTGCGAAACCCGGAGTCGGGTAAAACCGGCCGATGAATTCCAAACGCCCGGCCTGAAGGCCCACCTCTTCGGCCAACTCCCGTCGCGCGCAAGCCTCGGGCTCCTCGCCGGCCTCGATCTTGCCTGCCGGAATCTCGATCAACTCTCTGCCGACCGGGTGGCGGTACTGCCGGACCATGATAACCTCAAGCGTCTCGGTGAGCGGCACAATGGCAACCGCGCCGGAATACTCGACCACCTCGCGCGTGCTTATCCTGCCATCGGGCAGGAGCACCCGGTCGACGCGGACATTCAGGATCTTACCTCGGAAAGGATATTCGGAACTCAGGATTTTTTCCTTGAAGAGCAAAGCGCTACACCCCCTCAACTCAAGGTCTTTAGCGCAGCGCGCAAAGCGCCCACGCCCATCTGCGCCAGCACCACGCAATCTTCAGTGCTGAGATACCCGGGAACCGTACCGTCAAAGAGAATGCTGCCGTTGGGCGGAAACTCCGCGTCACCACCCCAGACGATAAAGGTTACGGGGACGCGCGGCAAAGCCAGAAGCTCGACGGCCGCATCCCCGAAAGGCACAGGCTTCCCACCCAGCCGCTCCCCCGCCCTTAAGAGCAGTGGTGGTTCCTTGCCAAACGTCGCCACCAAGGGCCGGATAACTCTGTTCGTGAAAGGCACGTTGTAGATAAAGCCATCGGGCAATTCCTTGAAAGAAACCTTCTCTCCTTCTGGTAGCAGGCCGGATGCTCGCGTCAGGTAGTGCAGCAGGAGGATTTCTACCGCAGGCGCCACATCTTCCCCGTCCCGAACAGGCAAGGCGTACTCGCGCCCGTAAAGCGGCACTACAAGCCTTCCCTCAAGATCGATCCTTACCCCTGCTTTGACGCCCATAACGGAGGTAACCCGCCGCCGGAATTCCTCCCGCGCCAGGTGTAAGGCCTTTTCGAGGTTTATCATTCTCTCACCCCGATAGCTTTCTAGGCTGAAGCCGCACCATCATGCCGGCAGTAGTTTCACCGATAGCCTTCCCGGCCCATCCTCCACTTTTTACGCCGGGGCAAGACCAAGCACCGCCACCTCATCGTGGTCCAATATTTGCAGTACTCCTACCCCCTCCACATGACACCAGAATTCCCGGGGAGACAGAGGTTTCTTCCCGTCGGGTTCGATCAGAACCCGCACGCGTGGGTAAAGCGAGAAACCGGGGCGGTTTTCGGTAACTACGGCCACGGCTTGATCACTGAGGCGCACCACACTCCCTACCGGGAAGGCCGCGATATTATAAAGGAAAGCCTCCACCAATTCGTGGTCAAACCAGAAATTACCGGTGCCGGCCAGCATCTCGTACGCCTCGTGAGGCTGGTAAGCCCGCCGGTGTAGCCGGTCCGCTGTTAAAGCGTCGTAGATGTCAGCCATCCCGGTCAACTGTGCCACCGGCGGAATCATGCTTCCGGTTAAGCCGTCCGGATATCCTTGCCCGTCCAGACGCTCGTGGTGTGAGCGCGCGACGACCCTGGCCACGGCATAGTGCTCAAGCATCTTTTCGCCGTAAATGGTATGTTTTTTGATCGCTTCAAACTCTTCCTTACTCAACTTCCGGGGCTTATTGAGCACCTCAGCCGGAACGCGTACCATGCCGATATCATGCAGGAGCGCCCCCAGCGCAAGGTCGTGGAGTTGCTCCGGGCCCCAGCCAAGGGTTGCCCCGGCCATCACCGCAAGGACGCACACGTTTACCGAGTGGCAAAAAAGGTACTCGGCCTCGGCGCGGATATCGATGAGGCTGTAAAGCGCTCCCCTGCTACCAAGCACCTGATTGACAATATCGTTAACCCTTTCGTGCACCTCAGGTGGAAGGCTGAGGGCCCTTGCTTTCGGCGTATCTTTAAAAAGGCACTTTACCGTCTCGACCGCTTTATGCCTGGTTTCCTCACTTATGACGTGCACGAGCTCAATATCGTCGAGAAGTCCGTCGTCAACGTAAATTGAAGGAATACCAAGCTCGCTCAGTCTATCTATATAACGGCGCGTGAGGATTACGCCCTTCCCAAGCCAGATCCGGCCGTTTTCGTCATAAACCGGTTGTCCGACCTTCATTCCCGGAATCAGTTTCGCAACTGGCAAACGCCGCATTCAGGTACTCCCCCGCCACAAGAAACCGCTATTTCTGCCGGTGCCACCCGTTGGGACATCTGAACCAGTCTGTCTCCATTGTTTCTCTTAAAAGACTTTCGCCATACTTAATAATAACGCTTCTGCCGGGATATAGCTATAAAAAGAATGCTATTTAAGGAGGATTCCTTACATGGCCTTGATGCGGCGGCGTGATCCTTTTCGCGATCCTTTCGGCGAAATCACCACCCTGCGGGAGCAGATGAACCGGCTGTGGGACGTCTTGCGACCGGGCTTTGGCTTCCGCTGGGGGGCCCCCATCGAAGCAGCGACACCGCGCATGGACATCTACCAGACGGAAAATGAGGTAGTAGCGGTCGCTGAAATTCCGGGGCTTGAATCGAAGGATGACGTAGAAGTTACCGTCACTGAAGACTCCCTAACCTTGCGCGGCGAGCTGAAGCGCGGTTACGAGCAGCAAGGAGAAGGAATCTACCATGCAGAGCGCTATTACGGGAGCTTCAGCCGGACGGTCGGACTCCCGGTAGAGGTCAAACCTGAGGAAGCAACCGCCAATTACCGTAACGGTATCCTCGAAATCCGGATGCCGAAAAGCGAAGCCGGCAAGCGCCGGTCGGTCCGCGTTCCTGTCCATTAATGATTTTCGTCCGGGAGTATCCGGCCTGCTCACCAAAAATCGTATGAAGGGCGCTTGCAGCAGCGTCCTTTATTCTTTCGGGAGCCGGTTTTTTACTTCCCGCACCAATTCCTCCACCCCCGGAAGCCTGCCGGCCGCGAGAACTTCCCGGCCGAGAATAACCACCGGCAGCGGGAGGTTTGCCGCGCGAATGGCT
It encodes the following:
- the galT gene encoding galactose-1-phosphate uridylyltransferase, whose translation is MPEWRKDPVVDRWVAVSTERAKRPTDYRPPLEQKKQERCPLCEGHEGDTPPEVLAFRKPGSEPNRPGWWVRVVPNKFPACRVEEDNKMTRKDIYYTWCGVGAHEVIVETTDHEPNLINQTEWQVAEVIWAWRARSLDLRRDTRLKYISIFKNKGSVAGASLEHAHSQLIAIPMVPAEIKEELAGVRAYREERGRCVYCDVWQHEAATGERVVVEASHFISFVPYAARFPFEMWILPKKHQRDFADIDEAGVRDLAYVLRESLRRLAWTVYDPPYNLVLHTCPVNDVAEEDYHWHIEILPRLTIIAGFELGTGYYINPTPPEMAAAALREAGKWCPEVISAVQEVRAGV
- a CDS encoding septum site-determining protein MinC, with product MQGVQIKGTRDGLVIMLNPARTFDELKESLLRQLEQARDFFKGARVTFYNGQTEIPAEHREELLRIVARYGLIYTDNITYPYAGRPAERSSTATPSSAICYKHQQVLSPIPPEPAVLPEMAEPALLLNRSLRAGQAVKTERHLVITGDVHPGAQVSAGGSIVVLGHLAGRAAAGLYGDRTTVVVAGRLAPVALSIAGISATPPTKTLVAAKAVLEGDKIVYRSFYR
- a CDS encoding NUDIX domain-containing protein, with the translated sequence MLFKEKILSSEYPFRGKILNVRVDRVLLPDGRISTREVVEYSGAVAIVPLTETLEVIMVRQYRHPVGRELIEIPAGKIEAGEEPEACARRELAEEVGLQAGRLEFIGRFYPTPGFANELTHLYLARELTPGTASPDDGEFLEVVRLPFAEALGMVLHGEICDAKTICGLLLTSRMLEGTEAR
- a CDS encoding DUF3786 domain-containing protein gives rise to the protein MINLEKALHLAREEFRRRVTSVMGVKAGVRIDLEGRLVVPLYGREYALPVRDGEDVAPAVEILLLHYLTRASGLLPEGEKVSFKELPDGFIYNVPFTNRVIRPLVATFGKEPPLLLRAGERLGGKPVPFGDAAVELLALPRVPVTFIVWGGDAEFPPNGSILFDGTVPGYLSTEDCVVLAQMGVGALRAALKTLS
- a CDS encoding HD-GYP domain-containing protein; amino-acid sequence: MRRLPVAKLIPGMKVGQPVYDENGRIWLGKGVILTRRYIDRLSELGIPSIYVDDGLLDDIELVHVISEETRHKAVETVKCLFKDTPKARALSLPPEVHERVNDIVNQVLGSRGALYSLIDIRAEAEYLFCHSVNVCVLAVMAGATLGWGPEQLHDLALGALLHDIGMVRVPAEVLNKPRKLSKEEFEAIKKHTIYGEKMLEHYAVARVVARSHHERLDGQGYPDGLTGSMIPPVAQLTGMADIYDALTADRLHRRAYQPHEAYEMLAGTGNFWFDHELVEAFLYNIAAFPVGSVVRLSDQAVAVVTENRPGFSLYPRVRVLIEPDGKKPLSPREFWCHVEGVGVLQILDHDEVAVLGLAPA
- a CDS encoding Hsp20/alpha crystallin family protein, which codes for MALMRRRDPFRDPFGEITTLREQMNRLWDVLRPGFGFRWGAPIEAATPRMDIYQTENEVVAVAEIPGLESKDDVEVTVTEDSLTLRGELKRGYEQQGEGIYHAERYYGSFSRTVGLPVEVKPEEATANYRNGILEIRMPKSEAGKRRSVRVPVH